Proteins from one Ranitomeya variabilis isolate aRanVar5 chromosome 1, aRanVar5.hap1, whole genome shotgun sequence genomic window:
- the LOC143798735 gene encoding uncharacterized protein LOC143798735 — protein sequence MALWCRFLSLHCPISQQSIVVVLMFWAYFIVCGIGCDFLLIFSLQNKLARMPSSSEHSQSARGSAASSSEGEGSQREQRDRGQDVASGRRVSQRAQGDSIDVDLLISSIQERGPLWDSRDPRHMDQVVSRRLWAEVAKSLWDGFDSASAKAKGNFMKKLRTRWRSMKDRFNKGIRAAEEQARSGAAASKAVPYKYNRALQFLRPVLTRRQTHSSTLERARPAGADLHESPSDPSQPSHSDSRLAPPSGEPAAGPSGVPLHEASGAPSFGNSRQRQRASDRPAMPEFLHLSTVFQNCFKALSDKMDTRLSSIERRLENMETELSNPPSFWGS from the exons atggcgttgtggtgtcgctttttgagtttgcattgtcctatcagtcaacagtcaattgtggttgttttaatgttttgggcctattttattgtatgtggcattggatgtgattttttgctcattttttcattgcagaacaaacttgcaagaatgccaagttcttctgagcatagccaatcggcgcgggggagtgcg gcttcttcaagtgagggggaaggcagtcagcgggagcagagagatcggggccaagatgtggcgtcaggccggcga gtttcacaacgggcccaaggagacagtattgatgtggacctcctgatctccagcatccaggagcgtggcccgttgtgggacagccgtgaccctcggcacatggaccaggtggtgtcgaggcgtttgtgggcagaggtggcaaagtcgctgtgggatggctttgacagtgcctcagcgaaggccaaaggcaacttta tgaaaaagttgaggaccagatggcgatccatgaaggaccgtttcaataaggggatccgtgctgcggaggagcaagctcggagtggtgctgctgcgtccaaggcggtgccctataaatataacagggcactccagttcctaagaccggtccttacccgccgaca gacacacagcagcaccctcgagcgagctcgccccgcaggagcggaccttcatgaatcgccatctgacccgtcacagccctcccacagcgacagcaggcttgcaccaccatctggagaaccggcagccggtccatcaggtgttcccctgcacgaggcctctggcgcaccttcgtttgggaattcccgacagcgccagcgggcctcggacaggccagccatgcccgaatttttgcatttgagcacggttttccagaactgtttcaaggcgttgagcgataaaatggacactcgtctgtccagtatcgaacgacgccttgaaaatatggaaaccgagctctcaaatccg ccatcattctGGGGGAGCTAA